ATTCGATAccataatacacattatttttatgctaATAATAAAACTGTCCCATACCGACAATTTTTTCTGTATGCATAATACGCAATTACGCCACCTACACTCTAATCCAAACGATCACGGTTCGGATTTTTCAGACTTGATGCTGAGATAAAAAATGAATCACGGAAATTCTCAATAGTGAGTGACTATACTCTAGTAAATATACAcgtttcaatttatatttaaattcattgtttttttgttaaaattacaatttatataatctcAACCTCAAGGCTTGACTATAATgacgattatatattttaaaatacaatataatatttgttaattatttattaactcgAACATTTCTTAGTATTCATAGTCGTTGCTTAAGAATAAATATTGCTTAAGCtaattttgatagttaaaaaaatattaaaattgtgatAATAACTACAAGCAATGCTTAAGGTAGGTATCGACCAaccttaatttaagtaatactttttcttttcttaagcCAAAGTCTCGTTTATGAATCTCATTTGACTATTTGAGTCATAACTCTTAAATATAccttaagcaatacttattcttaagtaTCGACTATGAATACGGCCCTAAGTTTCTTGTGATTTTGTTAAGACCAGATTTACCTTAAGTGACCACTAGGCTTACAAAAATCTAGCGcccataattaattttgtttgttttaacgCCGATAACTAAGgcttatgtacctacctatattttttaaaacatctaGCCAAATGTTAGTTATTTaaatccgttttttttttatacaatttaactttcaaatatattacgtatatttattcatttacaactattttttttaaatgtatgctaataaaatttttaagaaaatgtacatatacaaaataaaatcataatatttattatttaatatacctacaatttttttaaatatattaaaacgcaTTTAtccaattattaagaaatataattctttttgagatttaaaatttggtttttgtaGCTGACACTTCACACGCCAAGTTAAACTCATAACCGATTCTTAATACAAAGAATATTGCACAAGACTTTTACTATGTGTCTGTCACTAAGATCTcctcttaaaattaaaacagaCCCATACTCATATTATCACTGTATTATTCTTGTTATCAAATCATATTTAACTGATCTCACTTTCGCTGTATGTGTTGGATCATACGTATCTTACATAGCTTTCATTCAAGCTGTGTACATTCAACGAGTAATTTTGCTCTTCTTCTTTTTATCATATACCTACTCAGAACAACCAACTTTTAGTAACCCTCTTACTGTCGCAGAATATGTAAACGGTGAGTTATATTTACATCCTATCTTATACACCTATCCAATTATTCCTGCCGAAAACTTGAATTATATCCAAACAAACTATCCGACTCTGGTGCTCTAAATTGCGTTTTAAAGTTAGTGAAACGAAACTTTTGGTAAGCCAaagttaaaataacttttaaaggGGTAAAAATTACGAATTTTACCACAACCAATTATCTAGCCATTATTTTTGACAAGTGACTTACTTGAAGTTCTCATATACACATATAAGATTAATTGCTCAACAATAGATATCGCTTACATTTCACACCTACTGTTCAATTCTTAAAAACTTAGAATTAACACAAAAATAAGTTCAAGACACAAGTATGGCGTGATTTTGCCGTTAAATTTTgccatgatataaaataaattgcctTATTTCACGTACGCTTATCGCtattattgtctattttaatgttgtatataatataatatgatatatatatttaaattagataaataGTATCCTGTGATTCACGTTACATTGTTACAAACCtaaacctatattttttaattatagaaagCATGTatcagatattaaaaaaaaaatactggaaAATATCATCAGGTAAGATGATTAAAGGAAAATCGAATAAGCGTctacatgttattataaattataatataatatacaagaagGGAAATTTGgaagtgtaaaaataaaatcttatagTACTtcaattgtatgtacctatagtgGGAAAGCAATGTGCGATAGCAGACATGGGCATTCAACCGGAAGAGACGGTAACGCAAGATTCGAGACTACGGCGCGCGGCGTCTGGTTCCGGTATAGTGATGGACTGATCACTGATAGCTAATATACATAGTgggggtacctatattataatttataaacctgAAATGTGTCGAGTGGTATTTGGGAAGTGGGAAGTCTGAGTGAGAGTAGAGAGCAGCTCAGTGCTCACTCAGTCACTCGAGTACTCGACGCTTGGGCAGACGCCAGACAACAGTCAACCGACGGCACTCggcactattaaatattaatatactattgtctatttcaCTATCAACGGGTTCGCGGAACACCGAACACGTTTCTGAAAAGACGGCTGTAAGCTATAATTGTAGACAATTTCGGTTAGAAACGATCGATTAAATAAGCCACGGTATTACAGTTTTGCCACTGAATCGATTCGCCCGTGAATATTTGAATAGGTAGTTGAATTATTTATCGTGTTGACGAGTGACGACACAATGGTCGTTGCCGGACATCGGCTTTGTAATGCGGTTATAAAAACAGCAATTAGTCGAAATTATGATATGCACATCACGAAACGTCTTGTTCAAACCAAAACTACACACGTACCTACAAAACAATAGTAACgtcattatgtaaaatattttacagaataccacatacctaatggctaatccGGCTAATGTTACCATGTTACTATTCAGTGGCGTATTTGAGGGAGGGGCAGTGGGGGCAAATGCCCTAATGACTTGAAGAATAATTGGTTCTTATATAGTTGTAATAAGTACATACTATGATGTTAAgaagacaaaataatttttttttatattgtacatgtttttatattataataattgtaatatcacAGAATAAGACAATATATCGTCCGGGGTCAATGGATTGTTTCCGTGTATTTAATTTCGTAACTATAAGAGGGATACACGTTGCCAACGTTATTTCAGACTGCGAGTACGGTACAACTTTTAGAGTCCAATGCTTCATACCGTACTACCGTAGGGATACAGAGACCCGATCAGCTGATCGAGTGTCGcttctatattgttctatggttATAGCTGACTGGAGtttctaataaatttgtttGCACGTCCTAGGGATGGGCGTTTATTTCGTAGTAGTCAGAGCAGTAATCTTAACACATAAACAGTCGCATACTCGCATAACGATTTACATTATCACCAAGTCCGGGATAAAGGGGGACAGGGGGCCACGTCTCCGGGCcccacgtattattatttagtctaCTCGGCTTGAAATTACATCGAGtggtaatttgtacattttatagtatctacaacttacaagaatatatttattttttcttgtttgaACTAACAGGCATTGGGACCCGTCCCCGCCTACCATGTTCACCACCACAGGCATGGTAAGTGAGGACACATGGCCATTTTTCCATTGGTTCATGGTTGGGGCCCACAACCATGTATTGACCCCTAGGCTCCTGAAggtcttaatccgggcttgaatttattaccaaattaaagatattatactatataaatattattttaatttatagtaagtTATCAACCAGAAATCtcctttgaaatttaatatttagcatTATTTCTTCTAAAAAAAGGTCATCAGACACAAAAGTGGTAAACTTCGTGGTAAATTCAATAGGGTAGAATATAAgcttgtgtataataattattaattttagtgtcacctcccccccccccccaaaaaaaaaaactcaatacgcCTCTGGttactaataaatacataatcattattttaagattGAGAATGTATTCATAGGCTATGTATACTTACTGTGCCttagttgttaataatttattgattaagtTGATTTTGTGATTTATAGGCTGACACTGATGAGTTGTGTGTTGTGTCGCTACTATCAATGGACATTCAATTGTTTGACTGGCGGCCTATTGGTCAGAGTCTACTTGATTGGGATAGTAGTAATGCATTCCATAATCATTCTACTTGTGATGGTTTTGGTGAATCGGAGTGCCCAGGGTGCTATATACGACACAAAAGCTAGACGTGTCGTTCCACATCTACTAGTAGCTAAGTATGAGTTATTAAGAATGGCCGACcaaacttgtatttttttatataatatatttattattttacaggaTCATTTTACTCTTACCAGAGATTGCATTAAATGTGCTTGGAACTATATGGAcctatacaaattgtatacaatgCGATAATGAACATTTTACGAGTACCGTAGtggaaagtaaatataattcattgtgTGTTACTAATTTTGattgttaaaatatactaatgtattaatgattaaacaatttattgattattttagttGGAGTTCTATTCAATTGGGTTATGTTGGGAGGTTTGATATTCGTATTAGCCATGGTGTTGGATCCAGTTGGATCGTTAAAACTTCAAGAAGGAGCCAATGGTAATGTAGACACAGATATGGTGTTACACCGAAAAGTCACTCGTATTTGGGTGAGACGCTTTAGATGGTTTTTTTGTTGGCTAATTAGAGATGAACATTCGCATGAAGCGTTTTCTCAAGCAGCCGGTCAGTATTGTAGACTTTAAATCACACATTTCAATAAATAAgacataaattacatttttgtttatcttCTTATTTTTAGGATTGATGAGTTCTATGTTTAGAAATACAGATATTGTACCATCAGACTTTATTGCTGGTTTTGTGTTATTGAGAGTAAAACAAAAGCGTGAGTCTAGAGAACAAAGACGACTTGCACTCTTAGCTGAACAAAGATACAATTGTACCTCTAGTAAGTCaaaatacaatcatattataaataaaataatttaaacaatttaatgtttGTCTTTCAGTTGTAAATGAATGTTTTACTGGAAAACCAAATTGGATGTGTCTTAAAAAAGCTAGGCATTACCTCCAATTATCAGTTGCTATTTATGGTTGGCCGTTTTTGATTTATCGTTATTGTATAACaggattatttaaaatgatgcCCAAGTTTTTTTGCTGCGCTTGCTTTAGGTaaattgttcaattttatttcaactGTAGTAAAtcaatcataattaattttttgcatAGAACTAAACCAACTGTGGTCAAAGAGGATAACTGCTGTCTGTGTAACTTTGCAGCAATTCGATATATGTCAAAATTACAATCTAAAGATATTTTGTTTGCTTCATTTGTCAACCATATATTTGAATTACCATTTTTTGTAACTGTTGATCACGAAACCAGTAGTATAGTAATTGCTATAAGAGGATCATTGTCAATGAGAGATATATTTACGGATTTGACTGCCATAGTAGAAAAATTAGACGCTTATGGTGTTCCACCTGACAGCTATGTAATACTAATAAATCTTAGAAATAACTAGAACCTggtcatataaatgtatgtattgttTCCATTCAGGCTCATAAAGGAATGTTATGCAGTgcaaagtatattaaaaaggaATTAGAAGatcataatgttatagaaaAGGCTTATACCAATTTTCCCGAATACAACCTTGTAATCACAGGTATGAACACTACAATTTTAACCATGAATAAATGTAGCATTATTAACTTATCATTGatgaataatgtttattgtGTGATACTCAGGACATAGTTTAGGGGCGGGTACTGCAGTGCTCTTAGCATTTTATATGCGACCACTCTATCCCAATCTCAAAGTGTATGCCTTTGCTACACCAGGTAATTAACCCAG
The Metopolophium dirhodum isolate CAU chromosome 7, ASM1992520v1, whole genome shotgun sequence DNA segment above includes these coding regions:
- the LOC132949015 gene encoding diacylglycerol lipase-beta: MPSMQMFGRRWLAGTDDLVFPGLLELLMRGIWLTLMSCVLCRYYQWTFNCLTGGLLVRVYLIGIVVMHSIIILLVMVLVNRSAQGAIYDTKARRVVPHLLVAKIILLLPEIALNVLGTIWTYTNCIQCDNEHFTSTVVEIGVLFNWVMLGGLIFVLAMVLDPVGSLKLQEGANGNVDTDMVLHRKVTRIWVRRFRWFFCWLIRDEHSHEAFSQAAGLMSSMFRNTDIVPSDFIAGFVLLRVKQKRESREQRRLALLAEQRYNCTSIVNECFTGKPNWMCLKKARHYLQLSVAIYGWPFLIYRYCITGLFKMMPKFFCCACFRTKPTVVKEDNCCLCNFAAIRYMSKLQSKDILFASFVNHIFELPFFVTVDHETSSIVIAIRGSLSMRDIFTDLTAIVEKLDAYGVPPDSYAHKGMLCSAKYIKKELEDHNVIEKAYTNFPEYNLVITGHSLGAGTAVLLAFYMRPLYPNLKVYAFATPAGLLSREAARIAEEFTLSVGVGDDMVMHMTIDNVEDLRTNMLQVLQSCRLPKYRVFLNGFGYALFGVPSRDLESTWRHRTTSEMRNSPLLSMHSPVLSMITQNDGFPTDTISNHHLVPTTSSYPNDQIISISPTYNELAVRRYSKIRLYTPGHILHITKKKKSKEQKKADKKSGTNSNEYNYEMRWATPEDFKELRVMPRMLLDHLPENVLKTLDNVLEEQRTEIGFDLAQLTMI